In Oncorhynchus masou masou isolate Uvic2021 chromosome 10, UVic_Omas_1.1, whole genome shotgun sequence, a single genomic region encodes these proteins:
- the LOC135546844 gene encoding matrix-remodeling-associated protein 5-like, with protein sequence MKGHGLLQQKDLSCTSPVISTNPRTSSQEDGEVQPIETFREALGNASLGMSDQQGNAVDLKCNITHSSQTPDITPPHLSSSSIPISLSLDCGVDGHGYERLWRLLAYYSETPVRLQREIMLSKAPRLAYRYRQTAEKEGYYHTGVKASIQAQPAWLLQPHVSLELNRAQSSAHRVKLTLSTLVSAPPDPPSPHSWVLIQTNHTHTAFTAAAERQIHLPCPVLSSIGDLSSGDHRLQWVFPDGSTVSSPYRSSDGRVRVSGQGLVLQRVYHSDAGLYYCVARAGGDVDVLPLRLAVVESSNPFPGEELGPAVTGLVGEPVSLPCEASGTPRVEVNWVLPGGRVVGSRNEGRRKDEAGVTVLGNGTLSLPIPALGDAGLYRCVAVNQYGADSLSTRLTLTPRPSGTSSRMRHPMRPQSAAGVSNRVRASLGGEEIEEGGSGDDEGENILPTRAGYNRIWRPPIRSHMVRVEGSRPPQKGKKPLRRGFPVEQRRNRLEGRRSFNLAKHKIDPQKWADLLTKIRERTAPKITDSLYVPPPTRAHTTTSTPTEAHTTTSAQTEAHTTTSTPTEAQTTTSTPTETPTSTPTEAHTTTSTPTEAQTPTSTPTEAQTTTSTPTEAQTPTSIPTRAQSTRIQTNSRHTESNHTTRTNPGSTQPESTQPDSRHKTRRKPGSTQPSSTQPDIIQTERIQTTKTQTTRILTDTTLPNSTPEVSVGRNSDQRLVLDSGADTSKSSSIDVLSLQEEWLNLIHTSLIPDLLTKDRVAPETPNTSDPSNNFPQKPKSNTDTETWTETETEGSLKSTKPTSNVNSTSAEERRQSVIPVRTTGEGERTGTTNSGKVMFSNSVPSRPRSPWNASNRPGQRRRINRLRGRPMPPGPTSPLQNNLSPTTTRAAFTKPRKLTAPATTITISTTTTTTTTTTPSLTRITAPSSTSIYPPVFLSASPPPPQTYTDRVTHLTNTAARLPDRSQATITHTRTHTSIHTGKHTPTVTHSHTEKQRYAITEGQVGATLKEQDPSVFNQHNPEDIKATTTQSGTTPGGTTPTGTEKEPSEIESSEIEPLYPETKEELSEIGPPETEKEPSEIEPPATDEEEPSEIDPPATDEEEPSEIGPPATNEEEPSEIDPPATDEDEPSEIDPPATEKEPSEIEPSATNEEPSEIEPPATDEEPSEKEPLYPITEEEPNNIKPVYLAPDEPEERQPESEIDSSFSSTKQLLPPTTANTAAITASAITSSTAITFIRRTTTITIPTTTTTIPTTTTTIPTTTATIPTTTTTIPTTTTTIPTTTTTISTTTTTIPTTTTTIPTTTTTIPTTTTTIPTTTTTIPTTTTTIPTTTTTIPTTTTTIPTTTTTIPTTTTTIPTTTTTIPTTTTTLTSTIVWRNPGVNSIPDSHGSRYRPPSYPTYSQHSSRRHPYVITRPDPVRTPLQTPPPIKHTPSLPHPIKPKLLLPDILEIPSSVVPTTRAPFSSPKTSPPTTDSQAGLNPESTLPHSSPASPAHSVTAQRPPQTFVLRVRPRIAHPHMRPMSVPAEIDALLPCEAIGQPPPTITWTKVSTGAVMSLDYKAERFQVLPNGTFLIRSVQVQDRGTYICIAQNSVGLDRAMVTLEVWSHPPRIQLPNHRDATVRQGGEVRLECRAQGVPVPLLSWVLPDLSVLTPDPNPNPALGTHPRVSIFPNGTLRILVAGPADRGLYRCVASNLAGAGSLSVRLHVSSLPPAIQEPREENVTRPAGLPLYAQCSARGAPPPSIRWRTPDGTFLLPSQFLNGNLFVLPNATLLIRKLATKDSGSYECLATNAVGGDKRTVRVEVTGDGGGGEVVSMDKMTFSSINSKFDLRPSSPVLNPPLPPSSPLSKARILSTSPSSSIVVYGESLLLYCSATGNPEPRVVWRVPGKKLVDSRYSFDKRIKVHSNGTLYIQSVTEKDGGDYLCVARNKMADDFRLLQVTVATKPAKIEPKQPSTQKVVSYGAALKVDCLATGQPDPAVRWSLPDGTSVKSVLFQVEESGRRSRRLVVFDNGTLFIPSVGMGEEGEYVCHAENHGGRDTMSVMVKVLASPPYFTSTKYEVIKVQQGGAVALNCGAKGEPVPTITWLSPMNRVLPVEASGPVVVQQDGSLVIQGARGAEGGNYTCRASNAAGERSKVMGVEVMVTPPSFTLNGAGGGINGADRQIAVVSGSGLSAVISISQSAGRDHRVSAGNCVSNNGDCKVGDQRVSAVRGQTVLLPCPSQGFPLPRLAWLLPGNGVLPVPYYGSRLTVHRNGTLELRGVRASDSGMLVCVNRGERGEAQIMVHLEVSDTKDTPHSRGPVTTEKPFPVGPVSKEQPRPVGPEQTHPVVPVSREKLRSEGPDREETPHPRGPVTTEKSRQETPRPRGPVTTEKSRQETPRPTSPVTNEKPHLGGPVSTENPLPGVPVQGDTPHPRGPVPEAGRSVVLERKPVVTSISGSLVSIINGDNLQLPCPQTDSPSQGSSQTESLTWKLPSGVVVSRGQAAGTGRYSVLDDGTLTVQQVSVFDRGTYSCRFTNQDTSSILTVPVIVIAYPPRITNGPPPLTYTRPGVAVQLTCYVIATPRATITWEMPDQSQLRVTGQARLYGNRYLSPQGSLVIQNPTSRDTGFYRCSARNVIGTDTKASYLHVI encoded by the exons ATGAAGGGTCATGGCCTTTTGCAGCAGAAAGACCTATCCTGCACCTCGCCTGTCATCTCCACCAATCCCAGAACCTCATCTCAGGAGGATGGCGAAGTTCAACCAATAGAAACCTTTAGAGAGGCTTTAGGCAACGCCTCCCTGGGGATGTCTGACCAACAGGGGAATGCTGTTGATCTGAAGTGTAACAtcacacactcctcacagacTCCTGACATTACCCCACCacacctttcctcctcctccatccccatctccctctccctggacTGTGGGGTGGATGGGCATGGCTATGAGAGGCTGTGGAGGCTGCtggcctactacagtgagacgcCTGTCAGGCTTCAAAGAGAAATAATGTTGAGTAAAGCCCCAAGACTTGCCTACAG gtacagacagacagcagagaaggAGGGCTACTACCATACAGGGGTCAAGGCCAGTATTCAAGCCCAGCCTGCCTGGTTACTGCAGCCCCATGTCAGTCTAGAGCTCAACAGAGCTCAGTCCAGCGCCCACAGGGTTAAACTGACCCTGTCCACCCTGGTGTCTGCTCCCCCAGACCCCCCATCCCCACACTCCTGGGTCCTCATCCAGACCAACCACACCCACACAGCTTTTACTGCCGCTGCAGAGAGACAGATccacctgccctgccctgtcctcaGCTCTATTGGAGACCTAAGCTCTGGAGACCACAGGCTCCAATGGGTTTTCCCAGATGGTTCAacagtctcctctccctaccGCAGCTCAGATGGTAGGGTCCGGGTGTCTGGCCAGGGGCTGGTCCTGCAGAGAGTGTATCACTCTGATGCTGGACTGTACTATTGCGTGGCCCGGGCGGGGGGAGATGTTGATGTCCTCCCCCTCCGTCTGGCGGTGGTAGAATCATCCAATCCTTTCCCAGGGGAGGAGCTAGGCCCGGCTGTGACTGGATTGGTTGGAGAACCTGTCAGTCTGCCGTGCGAGGCCTCTGGTACACCGAGGGTTGAGGTGAACTGGGTTCTTCCTGGCGGGAGAGTGGTAGGGAGTAGGAacgaggggaggagaaaggacgAGGCAGGGGTTACTGTCTTGGGCAACGGTACcctgtctctccccatccctgCGCTGGGAGATGCAGGCCTGTACCGGTGTGTAGCGGTGAACCAGTACGGTGCTGactctctctccaccagactGACGCTCACCCCGCGTCCTTCTGGCACCTCATCACGTATGAGACATCCCATGAGGCCACAATCTGCGGCGGGGGTGTCCAACAGGGTACGAGCCTCTCTAGGGGGTGAGGAAATTGAAGAGGGGGGGTCAGGAGATGATGAGGGGGAGAACATACTGCCCACTAGGGCAGGTTACAACAGGATATGGCGTCCCCCCATCAGATCCCACATGGTGAGGGTGGAGGGAAGCAGACCACCCCAAAAGGGCAAGAAGCCCTTGAGGAGAGGCTTCCCTGTGGAGCAGAGGAGGAACAGGTTGGAGGGTCGGCGGAGCTTTAACCTGGCCAAGCACAAAATAGACCCTCAGAAATGGGCTGACCTGCTGACTAAGATACGTGAAAGGACTGCCCCTAAAATCACAGACTCCCTGTATGTACCACCCCCAACAAGAGCACATACTACCACCTCAACCCCAACTGAAGCACATACTACCACCTCAGCCCAAACTGAAGCACATACTACCACCTCAACCCCAACTGAAGCACAGACAACCACCTCAACCCCAACTGAA ACACCCACCTCAACCCCAACTGAAGCACATACAACCACCTCAACCCCAACTGAAGCACAGACACCCACCTCAACCCCAACTGAAGCACAGACAACCACCTCAACCCCAACTGAAGCACAGACCCCCACCTCAATCCCAACTAGAGCACAGTCAACCAGAATACAGACAAATAGCAGACATACAGAAAGCAATCACACAACCAGAACAAATCCAGGCAGCACACAGCCAGAAAGTACACAGCCAGACAGCAGACATAAAACCAGAAGAAAGCCAGGCAGCACACAGCCAAGTAGCACACAGCCAGACataatacagacagagagaatacaGACAACTAAAACACAGACAACCAGAATACTTACAGACACGACATTACCAAACAGCACACCAGAGGTAAGCGTGGGAAGAAACTCTGATCAACGTCTTGTATTGGACTCAGGGGCTGATACCTCAAAGAGTTCTTCCATAGATGTCCTCAGTCTACAGGAAGAGTGGTTAAACCTCATCCATACATCACTAATCCCAGATCTGCTAACAAAGGATAGAGTGGCCCCAGAGACACCAAACACTTCAGATCCGAGCAATAACTTCCCCCAGAAACCTAagtcaaacacagacacagagacatggacagaaacagagacagagggttCTCTTAAAAGCACAAAGCCAACCTCCAATGTCAATTCCACTAGCgcagaggaaaggagacagagtgTTATCCCTGTAAGGACTacaggtgagggggagaggactggaaCAACAAACTCTGGAAAGGTAATGTTCTCCAACTCTGTTCCGTCGCGACCCAGAAGCCCCTGGAATGCCAGCAATAGGCCTGGCCAGAGGAGACGCATCAACAGACTCAGAGGACGACCCATGCCCCCAGGTCCAACCTCCCCTCTCCAGAATAACTTAAGTCCCACTACCACCAGAGCAGCATTTACAAAGCCCAGGAAACTGACAGCACCTGCTACAACCATTACTAtaagcactactactactactactactactactactccatcCTTAACTAGGATCACTGCTCCATCAAGCACATCTATCTACCCCCCTGTCTTCCTTTCTGCCTCACCCCCTCCGCcccagacatacacagacagggTGACTCACTTAACAAACACTGCTGCTCGGCTCCCTGACAGGTCCCAAGcgactatcacacacacacgcacacacactagcaTACACACAGGCAAACATACACCCACAGTCACTCACAGTCACACAGAAAAACAGAGGTATGCTATAACAGAGGGTCAGGTCGGGGCCACTCTAAAAGAACAGGATCCATCTGTCTTCAACCAGCACAACCCAGAGGATATCAAAGCAACTACCACTCAGTCTGGAACCACACCAGGTGGAACAACACCTACTGGTACTGAGAAAGAACCCAGTGAGATAGAATCCAGTGAGATAGAACCACTCTACCCAGAAACCAAGGAAGAACTCAGTGAGATAGGACCACCAGAAACTGAAAAAGAACCCAGTGAGATAGAACCACCAGCAACTGATGAAGAAGAACCCAGTGAGATAGATCCACCAGCAACTGATGAAGAAGAACCCAGTGAGATAGGACCACCAGCAACTAATGAAGAAGAACCCAGTGAGATAGATCCACCAGCAACTGATGAAGACGAACCCAGTGAGATAGATCCACCAGCCACTGAAAAAGAACCCAGTGAGATAGAACCATCAGCAACTAATGAAGAACCCAGTGAGATAGAACCACCAGCAACTGATGAAGAACCCAGTGAGAAAGAACCACTTTACCCAATCACTGAAGAAGAACCCaataatataaaaccagtctATCTAGCACCTGATGAACCAGAGGAGAGACAGCCAGAGTCAGAAATAGACAGCTCTTTTTCATCTACAAAACAACTACTGCCCCCAACTACAGCTAATACAGCAGCTATCACTGCTTCAGCCATCACCTCCTCTACAGCCATCACCTTTATTAGAAGAACTACCACTATAACTAttcctacaactactaccactattcctacaactactaccactattcctacaactactgctactattcctacaactactactactattcctacaactactaccactatacctacaactactaccactatttctacaactactactactatacctacaactaccaccactattcctacaactactactactatacctacaactactaccactatacctacaactactactactatacctacaactactaccactatacctacaactactaccactatacctacaactactaccactattcctacaactactactactattcccactactactaccactattcctacaactactactactattcccactactactaccactcttaCTAGTACAATAGTCTGGAGGAACCCAGGAGTAAACTCCATCCCAGACTCACATGGTAGTCGCTACCGCCCCCCATCTTACCCCACCTACTCACAACACTCCAGCAGGCGGCACCCCTATGTCATCACTAGGCCTGACCCAGTAAGAACTCCACTTCAAACACCACCCCCTATAAAACACACACCCTCTCTACCACACCCTATCAAGCCCAAACTTCTTCTCCCAGACATTTTAGAGATCCCTTCCTCTGTAGTCCCCACCACCAGAGCTCCCTTCAGCTCCCCAAAGACCTCCCCACCCACCACAGACAGTCAGGCTGGACTCAACCCTGAGTCCACCCTTCCTCATTCCTCTCCCGCATCTCCAGCCCATAGTGTGACTGCCCAACGCCCCCCTCAGACCTTCGTCTTGCGTGTCCGGCCCCGTATCGCTCACCCTCACATGCGCCCCATGTCTGTCCCAGCTGAGATTGATGCCCTCCTGCCCTGTGAGGCCATTGGACAGCCTCCTCCAACAATCACCTGGACCAAGGTATCCACAG GAGCTGTGATGTCACTGGACTACAAGGCAGAGCGTTTCCAGGTCCTACCCAACGGAACCTTTCTCATCCGGAGCGTGCAGGTCCAGGACCGGGGGACATATATCTGCATCGCACAAAACTCTGTGGGCCTGGACCGTGCCATGGTGACCCTGGAGGTCTGGTCCCACCCACCCCGGATTCAGTTACCCAACCACAGAGATGCAACGGTGCGCCAGGGGGGTGAGGTGAGGTTAGAGTGTCGGGCTCAGGGGGTGCCGGTTCCTCTGCTGTCCTGGGTGCTACCTGACCTCTCcgtcctaacccctgaccctaaccccaaccctgccCTTGGAACTCACCCCCGGGTGTCTATATTCCCTAATGGTACTCTGCGTATCTTGGTGGCCGGCCCAGCAGACAGAGGACTGTATCGCTGTGTAGCCTCCAACCTAGCAGGGGCTGGCAGTCTGTCAGTCCGACTCCATGTGTCATCTCTTCCTCCAGCCATCCAGGAGCCCAGAGAGGAGAACGTAACCCGGCCCGCTGGTTTGCCTCTCTACGCCCAATGCTCTGCCCGGGgagctccccctccctccatccgctGGAGGACACCTGACGGCACCTTTCTGCTCCCCTCTCAATTCCTCAACGGGAACCTGTTTGTCCTCCCCAATGCCACCTTGTTGATACGCAAGCTAGCCACTAAGGACTCTGGGAGCTACGAGTGCCTAGCGACTAATGCGGTGGGCGGGGATAAGAGGACGGTGAGGGTGGAGGTGactggagatggaggaggaggagaagttgTCTCCATGGATAAAATGACCTTCTCTTCCATCAACAGTAAATTTGATCTCCGCCCCTCCTCCCCCGTCCTtaaccctcccctcccaccctcctcccccctcagtAAGGCTAggatcctctccacctctccatccagtTCTATAGTCGTATATGGTGAATCTCTGCTCCTTTACTGTTCAGCAACCGGCAACCCAGAGCCTAGAGTGGTCTGGAGGGTACCTGGCAAGAAACTAGTGGATTCCCGTTACAG TTTTGACAAGAGGATAAAGGTGCACAGTAATGGAACGCTGTATATCCAGTCCGTGACGGAGAAAGACGGGGGGGACTATTTATGTGTCGCGCGAAATAAGATGGCTGACGACTTCCGCCTCCTCCAGGTCACCGTGGCAACAAAGCCTGCTAAGATTGAGCCAAAGCAGCCATCAACTCAGAAGGTGGTATCGTACGGAGCAGCTCTAAAGGTAGACTGTCTGGCGACCGGCCAGCCCGACCCCGCGGTAAGATGGAGCCTCCCAGATGGAACCTCAGTGAAAAGTGTCCTGTTCCAGGTGGAAGAGAGTGGGAGGCGCAGCCGGCGACTGGTGGTTTTTGACAATGGAACACTGTTCATCCCCTCggtggggatgggggaggagggggagtatGTTTGCCACGCTGAGAACCATGGGGGGAGGGACACTATGAGTGTGATGGTCAAAGTCCTCGCCTCACCTCCCTACTTCACCAGTACCAAATATGAGGTCATCAAGGTGCAACAAGGGGGCGCAGTGGCTCTGAACTGTGGGGCTAAAGGAGAGCCTGTTCCTACGATCACATGGCTCTCTCCAATGAATCGTGTCCTCCCAGTGGAAGCATCAGGTCCGGTTGTGGTGCAGCAAGACGGGTCCTTGGTGATCcagggggctagaggggctgaagGAGGAAACTACACCTGCCGAGCCAGCAATGCTGCTGGGGAGAGGAGCAAGGTGATGGGGGTGGAGGTGATGGTGACACCACCCAGCTTCACTCTCAATGGGGCTGGGGGTGGGATCaatggggcagacagacagatagctgTTGTTAGTGGTAGTGGACTGAGTGCTGTGATCTCCATCAGTCAGTCTGCAGGAAGGGATCATAGGGTCAGTGCAGGTAATTGTGTCAGTAATAATGGAGACTGTAAAGTAGGGGACCAAAGGGTCTCAGCAGTTAGAGGCCAGACAGTTCTTCTGCCATGTCCATCCCAGGGCTTCCCTCTCCCCCGCCTGGCCTGGTTGCTGCCCGGTAACGGGGTTCTCCCGGTGCCCTACTATGGTAGCAGACTCACCGTGCACCGCAATGGaaccctggagctgaggggggtgaGGGCAAGCGACTCCGGCATGCTGGTGTGTGTCAATCGTGGCGAGAGGGGTGAGGCTCAGATAATGGTACACCTGGAGGTCTCAGACACAAAGGACACACCTCACTCCAGAGGCCCAGTGACCACCGAGAAACCTTTCCCAGTAGGCCCAGTTAGCAAAGAGCAACCTCGCCCAGTAGGCCCAGAACAAACTCATCCAGTAGTCCCAGTCAGCAGAGAGAAACTTCGCTCAGAAGgcccagacagagaggagacacctCACCCCAGAGGCCCAGTGACCACAGAGAAATCTCGCCAGGAGACACCTCGCCCCAGAGGCCCAGTGACCACAGAGAAATCTCGCCAGGAGACACCTCGCCCTACAAGCCCAGTCACCAATGAGAAACCTCACTTAGGAGGCCCAGTCAGCACAGAGAACCCTCTGCCAGGAGTCCCAGTCCAAGGGGACACACCTCACCCAAGAGGCCCAGTGCCAGAGGCAGGGAGGAGTGTTGTCCTGGAAAGGAAGCCTGTGGTCACCAGCATATCAGGCTCTCTGGTAAGCATCATCAACGGAGACAATCTACAGCTACCCTGCCCccagacagacagccccagtcAGGGTTCCAGCCAGACAGAGTCTCTGACCTGGAAGTTGCCAAGCGGGGTGGTCGTGTCTCGGGGCCAGGCGGCAGGGACGGGTCGGTACTCAGTCCTGGATGACGGGACTCTGACGGTGCAGCAGGTATCTGTGTTTGACAGGGGGACCTACTCCTGCCGATTCACCAACCAGGACACATCATCTATCCTGACAGTTCCAGTGATTGTGATTGCCTACCCCCCTCGCATCACCAACGGACCCCCTCCCCTCACCTACACCCGTCCTGGTGTTGCCGTTCAGCTAACCTGCTACGTCATAGCAACCCCCAGAGCGACCATCACCTGGGAGATGCCGGACCAATCCCAGCTCAGGGTCACAGGTCAGGCCCGTCTCTATGGCAACCGGTACCTGAGTCCACAGGGTTCCCTGGTGATCCAGAACCCGACCAGCAGAGACACAGGTTTCTACCGTTGTTCTGCACGGAACGTCATCGGAACTGACACCAAAGCCTCTTATCTACATGTGatctaa